In Esox lucius isolate fEsoLuc1 chromosome 22, fEsoLuc1.pri, whole genome shotgun sequence, the genomic window agccacctgagatgcaaattagcttatgcaaattgagatcaggagaaaagcggcaaaagctggtggcccgctggctgtacgacattatagccgGCGGCGGCCAGCCAGCAGCAAAATGCTGGCGGCGTGCCAGCAATTGCTCACTGGGAATGAGACAGCCAGGTCAGGTCTACGACGTGAAAGCAAGGGcagcaacaaaaatgtgttctgaGATAGCAACTGAAAATAAAGTGTATTCTGGTGTCTCTTAGCTGACTTAAAAGATTCAAAATGGTCAGAGCACTCGGTGGTTAGACAATCTAGGAGCCAGGCCAGGAAAGCAAATAATTTGGACATTATGCATACTTACAACAAAGGCAGTTGTCATCCAAAGTAGTTTTGTCTGGAAAATCAGAGACTCTTTTTCAGACCAAAATAGATAACAAAAATGCCTTGAGCCAAGACgactaaaacaaaagaaagtgtTGATTTCTTTTATAATTTAGTTTTATCATGGGTATAAAgttatatgttaaaaaaaaatcctctaaACTATGTACTTGTACAGTAGTTTAATTAAAActttaagtaaaataaaaaatctacaatTTTACTATACAAAGCAGAGTAATTAAAGCTGAATCATTTTCCCAATATACTCAATATCCTACATTTCCCTTCTGATAGAGAGATAAAACAACAACTCAACTGTGGCAAGCACATTTTCCCCCAACACATTTAACAGCTAAGTCAGTGATTAAAGCATTATCTTTTGCCAGGCAGACCAgcagaatgttttaaaaaacgGATTATTACCATACATTCCATGTCAGTGCTCTTACATTGGCCTTTTCTCAATAACATACTCCTCCCATCTTTATCAACTCCCATTTTCTCATCCAAAGGGTTTTGAGAAAGAAGAGCGACAACAATACATTGAAGGCCATTGTGTGAAAAAGGCAGGCTGTAATCAGACttgagacagaaaaacaggacCAATCGTCGCCAGAGGTACAACCACCCCAGAACCTGGGCACGCTCTCTGTATGTCAGTGCGGCTTAATTTATACAGTAGACTGGCAATGTACACAGATCCCTGTTCTGAGCACCACTGGGAGATTAACTGTCCTGCTGGTGTCTAGGTTAAAGATTAGGTTGATCCATCAGTGTTCTCATCAGCCACATTCAAACCATACTCTCCTTTGGGCTTCTGTAATTCCTTTTATATTCGCTCCGCCAAATTCTCCTTCTACTACTTGTTGCTTTCTCTTACTCTACAACCAACAGTATGGAAAGGGTTTGGGGAGAGGAAGCAGATGGAATTGCAGAAGCCCAAAGCAGAGGCTGTTTTCAATGCAGCTGATAAAGACTGATGAATCAACTTCATCATTACCCTAGAGGACAGACAATCTTCCAGCAGCACTCAAATTGGGGCTCTCTGAACCTTTCCATTGTGCTGAGTGAGTTAAGCcatagtgacagagagagatggtgacTTAGACTTGGACATACATTGACTAAAATATGCAGTGAACATTTGTAAGgacaatgtacactcacctaaaggattattagaaacacctgtttattttctcattaatgcaattatctaatcaaccaatcacatggcgagttgcttcaatgcatttaggggtgtgggtcctggtcaagacaatctcctgaactccaaactgaatgtcagaatgggaaagaaaggtgatttaagcaattttgagcgtggcatgtttgttggtgccagacgggccggtctgagtatttcaaaatctgctcagttactgggattttcacacacaaccatttctagggttacAAAGATGgtgagaaaagggaaaaacatccagtatgcggcagtccggtaggcgaaaatgccttgttgatgctagaggtcagaggagaatgggccgactgattaaagctgatagaagagcaactttgactgaaataaccactcgttacaaccgaggtatgcagcaaagcatttgtgaagccacaacacgcacaaccttgaggcggatgggctacaacagcagaagacctcaccggGTACAACtcctctccactacaaataggaaaaagaggctacaatttgcacgagctcaccaacattggacagttgaagactggaagaatgttgcctggtctgatgagtctcgatttctgttgagacattcagatggtagagtcagaattttgcgtaagcagaatgagaacatggatccatcatgccttgttaccactgtgcaggctgctggtggtggtgtaatggtgtgggggatgttttcttggcacactttaggccccttagtgccaattgggcatcgtttaaatgccacggcatacctgagcattgtttctgaccatgtccatccctttatgaccaccatgtacccatactctgatggctacttccagcaggataatgcaccatgtcacaaagcttgaataatttcaaattggtttcttgaacatgacaatgagttcaacgggtggaacgggagcttcgtgccctggatgtgcatcccacaaatctccatcaactgcaagatgctatcctatcaatatgggccaacatttctaaagaatgctttcagcaccttgttgaatcaatgccacttagaattaaggcagttctgaaggcaaaagggggtcaaacacagtattagtatggtgttcctaataatcctttaggtgagtgtatatatatttattcgctgtcaacatatccccagtgctattggtcTTTAACAACTTGCTATTACGTTGCTTCTTAACATTTTGCTATTATGTTGGTCCGGAAATTAATCGATAATAAATGAAAAACCTCATGTTATTATCGATTTACGATTTGTAATTAGTTTGACTTAGGTGATAaagttaggcatcacagtactgaagATTGGGTTAGAGTGAAGGTTAAGGGTAAGTTTACCAGACAGCAAAATGCCTGTCTAAACATCACAATTTCTTAACAAAGAAACGTTTTTGACTTTTGATAGAATCGAAGTCCCAACAATTAAAGTCAGTTGAAGAAACACCCACCCACAAGGGCCTCCATAACTTCTGCTAGAGGTCTGGTTTCCGATGGTAAACAGCACTTCTCATAATGTTGAGTAATAGTGAGTCATTAAGGACGAACTGCACTGGGATATGTTGTTCTTAAATGTaatcacattttccaaaatagttactTATGCACATTGTTTCTGCAATTATGTTTTGTTCTTTCCAAGGTGTCTCCTAGTTAGCTCCCCTCAGCCAGATGTCAGCCACTCCCTCTCAGTTGACATCTGCTGATAAGGAATGTACAGCTCTAGAAAAcataaaagaccactgcacttttttctttcctttccaaaaaagttgaaaaaaaaagtttggagtgagaaacagaagcaatcaatttgaggcagtctcttaattttaacccttctgttcctcactcaaaaccttactttccaacttttttgaaaaggaaagaagaatgtctcttaattttttcctgagctgtatgtGCATTCCTTTTCTGCATGAACTctccattgttgtttttgttgaaatggCCCCTGAAATGGATTATAGAACCTATGTGAAAAAATCTGCTATACACCATAAAAATATTATACTCACTAAAAAGTCACACATACCTAGAAAGTGAACTAGTAAAGGCTGATAAAATGTTTATCCCAATAACCCTGACAACACGTATAtgacacattttaattcaaTTGTGTGTGGGTTAATaagttattaataataattatacagtggggagaacaagtatttgatacactgccgattttgcaggttttcctacttacaaagcatgtagaggtctgtaatttttataataggtacacttcaactgtgagagacggaatctaaaacaaaaatccagaaaatcacattctatgttttttaaataattaatttgcattttattgcatgacataagtatttgatcacctaccaaccagtaagaattccggctctcacagacctgttagtttttctttaagaagccctcctgttctccattcattacctgtattaactgcacctgtttgaacttgttacctgtataaaagacacctgtccacaacctcaatcaaacagactcaaacctctccacaatggctaagaccagagagctgtataaggtaatcagggataaaattgtatacctgcacaaagctgggatggactgtgaagcatggaccaaccgtgaagcatggaggtggaacatcattctttggggatgcttttctgcaaaggggacaggacgactgcactgtattgaggggaggatggatggggccttgtatcgcgagatcttggccaacaacctccatcccttagtaagagcattgaagatgggtcgtggctgggtcttccagcatgacaatgacccgaaacaaacagccagggcaactaaggaggtGCTCTGTaagaaggtcctggagtggcctagccagtctccagatctgaacccaatagaaaatctttggagggagctgaaagtccgtattgcccagtgatagccctgaaacctgaaggatctggagaaggtatgTATGaaggagtgagccaaaatccctgctgcagtgtgtgtaaacctggtcaagaactacaggtaacgtatgatctctgtaactgcaaacaggtttctgtaccaaatattaagttctgcttttctgatgtatcaaattcttatgtaattcaataaaatgcaaattaattacttaaaaatcatagtgtgattttctggatatttttttttaattccgtcactcacagttgaagagtatctatgataaaaattacatgacttctacatgctttgtaagtgggaaaacctgcaaaatcagcagtgtatcaaataattgttctccccacagtattgTAATTACATTAACCTTTTAGCCTTCGTATGTGGCATTGGCCTATCCATGTGTTGTATGTATTCCAGGGCTGCCAACATGGTTATGAAATGATAAACAGTGAAGTGGCCATCAGCCACTGGCTATGGACAGTCATTTATTTCTTTGAGCATGTCCGTCCTAGTTTTTGTGGTGGCTAAGCTACAGTTTATATCAAATATCCCTAAATATAGTGCTTTAACCTGTGCTTTAAGCATGTTGGGCAGATAGatgccggcggagggtcgacagccggcggaggagcaggagccgggggagccggcggaggagtaggagacggggaaaccggcggagggtcaggagccggcggaagagccggcggaggagtaggagccggcggaggagcaggagccgggggaggcggcggagggtctggagccggcggaagagccggaggaggagtaggagacggggaaaccggcggagggacaggagccggcggaagagccggcggaggagtaggagccggcggaggagcaggagacgggggagccggcgggggaataggagccggtggaggagcgggagccggcggagggtccggagccggcggaagagccggcggaggagtaggagccgggggagccggcggaggaataggagctggcagaggaagaggagacgggggagccggcggaggaataggagacggggaaaccggcggagggtcaggagccggcggaagagccggcggaggagtaggagacggggaaaccggcggagggtcaggagccggcggaggagtaggagccggcggaggagcaggagacgggggagccggcgggggaataggagccggtggaggagcaggagccgggggagccggcggaggagtaggagccgggggagccggcggaggaataggagccggcagaggaataggagacgggggagccggcgaggaataggagccggcggcgggtcggcagccggcggaggagcaggagccgggggaggcggcggagggtcaggagccggcggaggagcgggagccggcggaggagcgggagccggcggagctggctgcggctcccaggcagcgggggggcgctggcggtgctggctgcggctcccaggcagtggggggcactggctgcggctcgcgggcagcggggggcactggctgcggctcgcgggcagcggggggcactggctgcggctcgcgggcagcggggggcactggctgcggctcgcgggcagcggggggcactggctgcggctcgcgggcagcggggggcactggctgcggctcgcgggcagcggggggcgctggcggcggctcccaggcagcggggggcgctggctgcggctcccaggcagcggggggcgctggctgcggctcccgggcagcgaggggcgctggcggcgctggctgcggctcccgggcagcggggggcgctggctgcgagaaccggtacggcgggtcccgatagccccaccagtcctcacatctccctacatctgggaaagccctcataggccccaccggcgttgtcgcccgacgcctaggagctggcaccgggcagggctggggcacctggaccaccccacacgtgagcatgGGTGGCACGGCCACGTCCTTCCACTCCGCTTGCCCCCACGGCACCCCCCCAAGAAagtcttggggcggacacacggaggtttgcttccgTCGCCTCTGTCAACGTCTCCTTGTGGGTGGACGCTGtgttggcccggtgtgccgcaggggacggtaggggttctcctcctcctcagtgtcgctgtcaggccaaccgaggagttcccctaccgtccatttctgctgtgtctctttgtggtggttcattctgtcacggtcgtgggatgaaaaggacacaggcgcagagtaaagtagggaaggtaatccatatttaatgaaaaagtaaagaaggactccaacaaaacaaaatgcagcaaccagtgacatgggtattccttacacaggataacaaaaccaaaatgaaccacgccttggggcctacaaactaaacttaaataggggtCCCCAAttgaggcaataactaacacctgcctccaattggggaaaccaaaaaaaggagtagaggtggctaaaggccacctcctgtcctgtcctggctatgccccgagcccagcgcagagatggctaggggcacagccaggacgtgacagtctGCCTTAAAGATATTAAGTGCTGGATGTTTAAAAACGTTATCCAACTTAATGAAAGATGGATGTTATACTATATGGCACCCACAAATTAATTAAGGGACTATCAAAAAATGTGGGGCCCTTGTCCACAAATGTGCACGCCCTTGAAAGAAATTCAGGTCTTATCTTTGATTCAGCTCTaaaatttgacaaaaaaattacagtaaTTGTGTTGTCAAAGGTAGCTTTTTTTATCTGAGGACTATTGAAAACTAAAATCCTTTTTCTCTCTTAAGGACTTGGAAATTGTTATACAAGCATTTATATCGTCTCAAATTGATTATTGCAATTTTTTGTACTATGGAATTTTTCAGTCATAATTATCACGCTTGCAGCTGGTCCAGAATGAGGCTGATTGTTGAGTGGTACCAGGAAGAGGGACCATATGTGCCCAATATTGGCCTCCCTTCACTGATAACCAGTCAAATTTAGAATTGATTTTAAGGTGCTTTTACTTGCTTTTAACTCCTTGAATGGGGTACCTCTGTTACTTAATAAAATGCAGTCTTATATGAGAATGGTAGGCCCTATCTGGGTATCCAAGGTGTCTGCTGAAAGCTGAGAGTCTAGTCTTTCCAGCAGTACCTCACAATCTTTGGTGTGACTCACCAGCACAGAAATgtaccatgttgttattacacatAACCTATTACATACTTAATTGGGATaattgtgtgtacagtatacctcaaattcattaaaatagtagagcagggttttgtttcaccaggGCCCCATATTGTACAATGGATACACCCCCTccctgaaaaacagaaacaactctCAAACCACAGTTATTACCAATGTGCTGTAGCTTCTGACATATTTTGAGGGATGAGGGGAGCTTGACTGGCTTTTGCAAGCAACGGTTTAACtgacagtcagtacagttcagttGGATTGGGAGGACAGTTATGGCTGAAATCTTATTAGTCCATTTACATCAAAGGCGTTTTTAAGCATTACCTGGATTGTCATGTCAAATCAGTTCCTTTTAGCCATTCCACAGTCTTGGATGAAAACAAAAGATGATTGTGCCTTGGTTGTGGCCCCTAGACTGTGGaataaactgcacattttattagGTCAACCTCCAACACAGAGACATTAAAGTCTTGTTTAAAAGCATATTTCTATTATTTGGCATTCGTGTCAGTTTAGGGACATTTGTGCTTAACTGTCTTGTTTGTCTCTTGTTTCTATttcttgttgtttattttgatagattgCATATCTTTGTACAGCACTTTGTTcatcacagttttttttaaatgtgctatagaAATAAATGTACTTGGCTTTTATTGAATCTAATTCAGGTACGAAAATTGCAATCTAAACAAGATCTCTATGTGTTTCTAAAAGGCAACTGCATTTTGAACATGCAACAATAATTGttatatttgatttgtttaaaataagtaaataatttttcattttcaccatGTTTTTTAAAGACCTTCTGTATAGACCCTCCATAACACAGGACATATTCAGCTACTCTGTTGGTGCTTCAACAATGTTTGGCCTGAGTAGCTGTAGTAATGAGTAGTGAGTGTTCAGGGATTGAAAACCTGCTCTCTatcaaaaaaaatctgtcaaaatGCACTCCAATCTGGAGTAACTGCCTGTAATGGTTCAATAGAGCacttcctccaccctctcctgcCAGGTAGTAATTACATTAGCAGCTCTCACAGAGATGAGGGTAAATGACTGtaatcccacacacacacacacacacacacacacacacatgcacggatGCACGCATGCAAGCAAACACAAGAAGTACTGCAACAGgtcatacatacacacgcacacacacgcatgcacacgcactcacacaaacacacaaaaagcatTTCAGTTGTCTTTACTGTTCCTTAGCTATCACTATACAGACGAGTAGTGGTGGCCTCCAAACTTCTCAATTCATTGTGTTTAAATGTCAAATCCTTCAACCACCATTagtgaaattaaaaagaaacattttctgaatgttGTATTGCTTTTCAACATTGGTTTGAGGGTCATTGTCATCTAGCTGTGCCAGGAGCTTAATGGAATTAGGCACAACAATAGCAATGCAATCGTTAGACTTTGTTGTCTCTTataggtcaaacgttttcttcATTGACGTTGCTGTACATTGAACAAAGCTTAGGCTAACAAACTACATGTTGAATGAATAATACCAGTAACAATGTATTCAAAGTCTGCACAACACTTTGTTTAGATAATATTGTAAAGGATTGCAAGCCTAGACATAAGCTTATATGACCTCGCTTTAATGGATGTTTCAATAACACTGACTATATACCAGCCATTTTGAGactgttgaaaatgtgtttacaacAACATCATGCAGGTGATTTATAGAAAGAACGAACAAGAGGCAATAAATAGAAtgaaagaaaggagaggaggagcaaaAGGTAGGGAGGAAGGAAAATAGGATTGAGAAAGGAGACAGTTACTAATCTTAGTTTAGTGGCTAAGTGGCTGATTGGAGCTTAGATTGCACTCGTCGGTGGGCTGACGGTCATACTCAGAGCTGTGAGGGCTACCCACACATTCTGGTGGATCAGAGGTCACCTTATTAAGATTCAGtctttttttaaaagcatttcttcatttttcttttcacttttaTTGAAATAACATACGGAAACGTAGGAGGTTAGAAGAACACATAGTGAGGAAAGTGGAATCTAGAATTTCAACTTTCCCAGAGAATTATACATGTGAGTAAAACTGGGTGTTTATCCCTTGGTATTATGGCAATATCAACCGTTTTAAGGTAGTCCTACCTTCACTAGCAATAGTGATTCATGCAACGCAGAAAGGAGCTCTGCTACACTAAATAAATATCAGATATTGACTAACGGACAGAGGCTCTCTCTTAGTCTCTCTCCCATGATACAACCTTAACTCGTTGAGAAGAGAAGGGAGGGCTATCCACTCCAGCATAGTTAGAGGGAGGAAACGGAAGGAGGAGAGTGAATACTGCTCCATACTTGTCAACAcagccccctccctccctatctctgTCAACattccccttctctctttctccctctcccttgcgatctctctgtttgtctggtgTGGTAGCACTATGGAGCCCAACAGTCCCAAGAAGATCCAATTTGATGTGCCACCCTTTCAAAGTCAGTTGGACCCTCAGGCTGCTGAGCACGTAAGTTCATCCAGCTGAACAATTGGTTTGTTGGGGTTTGGTGGCAGGTAATGTGCATGGGTGACAAAGATATTTCGTGATTTGTACCAGTGGGTAGTTGGCTAGTTGAGTTTGTTGCATGTTAATGAGCTGTGGTTGTATATCAAGTGTTTCACTTGATATGTAGGACTGCTGATTTTCTATCAGTTAAGCCTTTTAGATGATAATGATTTACACTCCATGGACGGGGTTACCATGTATACTCTTGATCATCTTTATAGCTGATTTTAATATGTGCAAGAAAAAAATCGCACAATTATTCTATGAAATATTCACAAACGTAACACTTAAGTCAGCACTGGATGGCCAAtattacaaagccatttccttTAATCCATTACTGCAACCACTATCAGCTCTTTCGGTTAGTAATGGATGAAACACAAGTAGGGGATTAAATGCTGCTGAGTGGAGGGCTTGCTTTGTGTGAAGTTACAAGTAGATGTACATGCTTCTTTGGTAAGTTCTTCATTTCCCCTATTTATAGGTAAATTCAGCATTTGGGCAAGGTCAAAATTATCCTTAACTCCGAAGTGAACTTTACTTAAGTGAAAGTTCCCTTTGGAGCTGTTCCATAAGGTATCCTTCACACcctttccttccttctctcaGATTCGTAGGAGAAGACCTACCCCTGCAACACTGGTCATCTACCATGAGTCTTCTTCTGGTGCAGGTAAGATAGCCCTACAGGGGAAACTCTATCCATcacagagtgtgtgtatgtgcattaaGTGTGTCTCTCTTGTGTGTAATGTTGCAGAGTGGCATACACCACCATATAATTTGAACAGGCTTTTACAGTGCAGTTTCACTCTCACACAATAAACAATTTATCTTCCCTACATTATAAAGTATTACAGCATTATGCTGAGTGAAGTCAGGGCATTCACTCAAACTCACTTACAATCATATACTTACCTTTTATAAAATATCTGAGTGGCAATTTGGTAACAAATCTTGCCTCTTCTGTTGTCAGTTTACTTGAATATATGAATGGAATTCCAACTGAATGTTTGTCATCAATGTGAACATAAGATTACTAGCCCATAGACCAAGGCATCTGCATTTACTATAGTAAAGAGCAGTATACTGTTTAATAAATATACTGTTCGTATCCCATACGCAACTGGAAGAAACGCATTCTGGATACAGACCCGACCCCATCACAGAGTCAGTATGGAAAATGGGTCCAGACAAAACCTTTTTTAGGAAGTTGTTGGGGTTTGActtaaataattgtaatataAGAATGTAGCATGTCTCACTC contains:
- the LOC105006626 gene encoding protein phosphatase 1 regulatory subunit 1C isoform X5, which codes for MEPNSPKKIQFDVPPFQSQLDPQAAEHIRRRRPTPATLVIYHESSSGAEADEMRTTSSSMSDLKEIDVSPAQRKQSTFIPPSMKELP